The stretch of DNA GTGCCGGGCTGCCTTTTGTCCGCCACCCTTTCCTTCTGCAGACGATCCCGTCACGAGGGGACCGCGGGTCTCGAGCCCCTCCGAACCGGAGCCATCTCCACGTCACTGACAGGTGGGTTCCCTCATTGCGATGGGTTAGTGCGGGCCCACCAGTCCGTGGGGCACGTCGCCGATGCGTACGTGCGCGTAACTTCGCCGCGACGTGCACGGATAAAAAAGCAGGAGTCCCCCCGGAGACGGAGACGGAGGGAGGAGACTCGAGAAGACGCGGAGAGGCAGGGAGGGGAGCATTCCCATGGCGAGCGTCAAGCAGGGCGGGGACGCGGCGAGCGCGGGCGGGGGAGGGGGTCCTGGGATGCCGGCGGCCGAGATGGAGCGGGTCTTCCGGCGTTACGACGCCAACGGCGACGGCAAGATCTCGGCGGAGGAGCTGGCGTCCGTGCTGCGGGCGCTGGGCGCGCCGCCGGGGCCCGGGGAGGTGCGCCGCATGATGGACGAGATGGACGCCGACCGCGACGGCTTCGTCGACCTCGCCGAGTTCGTCGCCTTCCActgcggcggcgccgggagcGCCCGGCTGGAGGGGGAGGACGACGACGCCACGGAGGCCGAGCTGCGGGAGGCCTTCCGCATGTACGACGCCGACCGCAACGGCCTCATCTCCGCGCGGGAGCTCCACCGCGTCCTGCGCCAGCTCGGGGACAAGTGCTCCGTCGCCGACTGCTCCAGGATGATCCGCTCCGTCGACGCCGACGGCGACGGCAGCGTCAACTTCGACGAGTTCAAGAAGATGatgggcgccggcgccggagccaGGCGCTAGCCGCCAGCCAAGGAGGAGGAACCTCCATGACTCCGATCCACACCCCCAAAGGTTTAACTGGTCCTTGATGTATGCGTGATTTATCTGCTTATTAGCTGATTAATTAAGCTTGATTAGTTTCTACTCCTAAGGTGAAGTGAGTAGCCTGCATCCATCCAGCTGAATGGCCTTCGATTTCAGGCCTCCTTTTACTGTACTACTAAGCAAGCACGGTTTTGGAGGCACTCTGATCTGATTTGATGCTGAACAGCGGAGGTGATGTTGTCGTGTAAAGGTGTGATGACCTGCTACTGCTTTTGTGTCTGCTCCTATATTATGATGTAATCTAATTGACTAATCGCTGCTGTCGCTAAAGGAGGAACTTTTAATCCCTTTGTCAAGCCCTTTGTTTAGTTCTATTATGGCAAACCCCTTTGTTTAATTTTGTTATGGAAAACCATTTGTTTAATTTGCCATGGGCCAGGTGTGCGTGCTAATACATATATGTGATCACCCTTCACTCGACCTCAAAACATATTGTTTGTTACTTGTTAAGTACTCCAGTAGTCCTGTATATGCATTGCACCTCTTGAATGATTTTGCCAGAAGATCCATTTAACTTGAGCTCTTTTTTAATGACTTTGGCGGAGCAAATTTTCGGTAACATGAGACTGAGGAAGATATTCTCTAGCTTTTCAATACGTATGAAGTTAAACGGTAGACTCAATCCATGATTTTCGTCTTATAAGCTCTATATGTCTAGCAATGCTCTCTTATCTTGCTCTGAAGCTTCCTTTGGAACGAAGAATTTCATGATTTTGAAAGGTTTTCAAAACTCTTGTGAAGTTCCAGCATGCTTTTTCCCCTATAACATAGAAATTTTATGTGACAAGATTCCAGCATGTTTTGGTCCGGTGGTTTGAGCATTTCAGGGCCTTCACAAACAAAATAGCCCAGCACAAAGTCGATTTCGACCAGTACTGGCAGAATTGGCTCGGCATTGTTGATGCCACATGGCCACACCGGTTGAGCTCAACCCATGCTTTCCCTTGAACATAAGCAAGCTTTATTTGCCTCCTTTTTGGGTCATTAGGTAGATCTAGAGTTCATTTGATTGAACTAATTTGCATTTTAATGTAGAGAAATGAGATGACTCAAGGATGGGTATCCACATGTTTGCCTACTAGTGCTCACCTTGTTGTCTCCCCCTCGTTTGTTCTCTTTGGATATCTGGTGCATGTCTTTTACTTGGTTCTCTTCATGGGAATCATATATTGTAGGACTATTCTGTTCAAACAAACCTACATGAGGTTTGCCAATTATTTTGGGGAAGTCTAGCATACCCGAACATTTTGGGGGAAGCTCGACGGGTCGGCGGCTTGTTGATAGGCCCACCCACGTTGGTCGGTGAGCGGTGGGGGCATCGGTACCTCCTGTGTAGGACATGGACAAGTGTCAGTACGGGGATCAGTTGGGGGATCAGACGTTTTTATGTGGGTGAGGAGATATGGGCCCTTGTGTCGGGCTCAAAGTTCAGGTCACAGTCTCACAGATAGTAGGATTGAGAAAAACACATgagaagaaaaaagaaacagGCACACCGTACACGTGTCTTTCTTCTAAATCTAAAAGACCGACCATGGCGCTAATAAGGAACGAGGCTCAACGGAGCACCAACATGAGACAAATGAACCTCAAGCTTAACCAGGTTTTGTCAGGATTACCAGCTTACAAAGCTTTAGCGAATCTAGAAAACAAAGCTCCACTGATACAGAAACCATTTCTACATATGGAGAAATAGCATTTCTAGAGATAATGTAAGTAGCATTTCCAAAGGCAGCGAGAGGTCTGCCTCCGAGCTAACGCCTATGGAAATGCGCATTTCCTACATTTCAAAATCAGCAGAAAATCATTGGAAACGCCAGATGTTCGATGATTCATATTTGCATGGTACATATACAATGCAATCTTGTTACTGTTTGCATTTTGCCCTTTTGTTCTCCTTGACTATGGTCTGTGGGAAATTCCCTCCCCATCTAGAAGCTAGGATATGGGTCCCTGGAAATGGGCACGCAAACGAGCGGCTTATGCTTGTTGCCAGTTAGGAGCCATGGGGGCCAACCCAATTTCAACCACCAAGACAACGATGTCCTGTCGCGCGCAGTGTCGTCTTCTCAGAACACATGCATTCACTCCTTGCACAGCATTGTCATTGTTTTTTTGTTACAGCAG from Panicum hallii strain FIL2 chromosome 3, PHallii_v3.1, whole genome shotgun sequence encodes:
- the LOC112887629 gene encoding probable calcium-binding protein CML18, whose translation is MASVKQGGDAASAGGGGGPGMPAAEMERVFRRYDANGDGKISAEELASVLRALGAPPGPGEVRRMMDEMDADRDGFVDLAEFVAFHCGGAGSARLEGEDDDATEAELREAFRMYDADRNGLISARELHRVLRQLGDKCSVADCSRMIRSVDADGDGSVNFDEFKKMMGAGAGARR